In Sporomusaceae bacterium, the following proteins share a genomic window:
- a CDS encoding CoA pyrophosphatase: MQTDQFCRALENKLVGRVPTIQNETDYFAAAVVVTLVPQGGELAVLFEVRAAQLAWQPGEICFPGGKIEAADPDPQHAAAREAYEELGLPPGSLRLLGPLDYLVSPIGVIIYPFAGYIADPAAIRPEAGEVAETFTVPLKFFLDNEPLSAEMEVATRPLPGFPTELIPGYTRDWRRRAVYPVLFYRYGKYVIWGLTARVLYNFVEICRAL; the protein is encoded by the coding sequence ATGCAAACCGACCAATTCTGCCGCGCCCTCGAAAACAAGCTGGTTGGGCGCGTCCCCACAATTCAGAACGAAACCGACTACTTCGCCGCTGCCGTTGTCGTCACCCTCGTGCCGCAGGGCGGCGAACTGGCCGTCCTCTTCGAAGTGCGCGCCGCCCAGCTCGCCTGGCAACCGGGCGAAATATGCTTCCCCGGCGGCAAGATTGAGGCCGCCGACCCCGACCCGCAGCATGCCGCCGCGCGGGAAGCGTACGAGGAACTCGGACTTCCCCCCGGCAGTCTGCGCCTGCTCGGGCCGCTCGACTACCTCGTCAGCCCCATCGGTGTAATAATCTACCCGTTCGCCGGCTACATTGCCGACCCGGCCGCTATCCGGCCGGAAGCAGGCGAAGTTGCCGAAACCTTCACCGTGCCGCTGAAATTCTTCCTCGACAACGAACCGCTGTCTGCCGAAATGGAGGTCGCCACCCGGCCGCTGCCCGGCTTCCCCACCGAGCTTATCCCCGGCTACACGCGCGACTGGCGCCGCCGCGCCGTCTACCCCGTCCTTTTCTATCGCTACGGCAAATACGTC
- a CDS encoding energy-coupling factor ABC transporter ATP-binding protein, with translation MANTPVFELNDVSYAYRPGEDALRDINVAIAAGERVALLGPNGCGKSTLQKVLAGLIFPAGRVIAFGRPVTAQAMCDDAFAAAFRRRVGFVFQNADVQIFCASVLDEIMFGPLALGLSPADARRRAEEIMAFVGIAPLADRMPHHLSGGEKKKVAIAAVLAVNPDVLILDEPTNGLDPRTQRWMLEALAQLAAAGKTIITATHHLDTVSELAERVIVMNEAHAIAADGRPADILQDRELLLAANLIDERYHVHLHGDDGHVHIHRHEPGSGRQT, from the coding sequence TTGGCAAACACGCCGGTCTTTGAACTTAACGACGTCAGCTACGCCTACCGTCCCGGCGAAGACGCCCTCAGGGACATAAACGTCGCCATCGCCGCCGGCGAGCGGGTCGCGCTCCTCGGCCCCAACGGCTGCGGCAAATCGACCCTCCAAAAAGTGCTGGCCGGCCTCATCTTCCCCGCCGGGCGGGTTATTGCCTTCGGGCGCCCCGTCACCGCCCAGGCCATGTGCGACGACGCCTTTGCCGCCGCCTTCCGGCGCCGAGTGGGCTTCGTCTTCCAGAACGCCGACGTACAGATATTCTGCGCCAGTGTCCTCGACGAGATCATGTTCGGTCCCCTGGCTCTCGGGCTGTCCCCGGCCGATGCGCGGCGCCGGGCCGAAGAAATAATGGCCTTCGTGGGCATCGCTCCCCTCGCCGACCGCATGCCCCACCACCTCAGCGGCGGCGAAAAGAAAAAAGTCGCCATCGCCGCCGTGCTCGCCGTCAATCCTGACGTGCTCATCCTCGACGAGCCGACCAACGGCCTCGACCCCCGCACCCAGCGGTGGATGCTCGAAGCCCTCGCCCAACTGGCCGCCGCCGGCAAAACGATCATCACCGCCACCCACCACCTCGACACCGTCAGCGAACTGGCCGAAAGGGTCATCGTCATGAACGAGGCCCACGCCATCGCCGCCGACGGCCGTCCGGCCGACATACTTCAGGATCGCGAACTGCTTCTGGCCGCCAACCTCATCGACGAACGCTACCACGTACACCTCCACGGCGACGACGGCCATGTCCACATCCACCGCCACGAACCCGGCTCCGGGCGTCAAACGTGA